From Paenibacillus sp. PL2-23:
GATCTCAGCCGCCTCATTCACCTCATACAGGGACAGATTGCTGCCGCCTGTAATATTCATAATGACGCCGCGAGCGCCGTCGATCGAGGTTTCCAGCAATGGGCTCATAATTGCCTTGCGCGCCGCCTCTGCTGCACGATTCTCGCCTGTAGCGATGCCGATGCCCATAAGCGCGGAGCCGCGCTCCGTCATAATCGTCTTCACGTCGGCGAAATCGAGGTTGATCAGACCCGGCACTGCAATCAGGTCAGAGATGCCTTGCACCGCTTGGCGCAGCACGTTGTCCGCTTCGCGGAACGCTTCCAGCATCGGCGTTTTCTTGTCGACAATTTCCAGAAGGCGATCGTTCGGAATGACGATCAGCGTGTCCACCTTTTCCTTCAGCGCTTCGATGCCGTGCTCGGCTTGTCCGGAACGCTTGCGTCCCTCGAAGGTGAACGGACGCGTCACGACGCCAACGGTCAACGCGCCGCACTCGCGCGCGATCTCCGCGATGACGGGAGCCGCGCCCGTGCCTGTACCGCCGCCCATGCCCGCTGTAACGAACACCATATCGGAGCCCTTGAGCTGATTCATAATCAAATCACGGGATTCCTCGGCCGCCTTATGGCCCACATCAGGATTAGCTCCGGCACCCAGACCGCGGGTCAGCTTGTCGCCGATTTGCAGCTTATGCTCGGATTTGGCAAGATGCAGCGCCTGGGCATCCGTATTGACGGTAATAAACTCGACACCCTTGACACCATTCTCAATCATTCGGTTCACGGCATTGCTTCCGCCGCCGCCAACACCAATTACTTTTATTTGAGCGAGCTGTTCAAGCTCCAAATCGAATTCCAACATCTCACATTTTCCCCCAGTCAAATAAATTCGTTAAACATGTTTTTGATCCGCTCGAACATACCGGGTTTAGATGAAGCTGCGGGACCCGCTTTGCGGCTTGCTGCTGCTTTCTTGACGGCGCCGGCGCCTCGAACGCCCATATACTTCGAAACATATTGAATCATGCCAACACCGCTGCTGTAAGCGGAGTCCTTCACGCCGATAAAGTCAGGCAGCGCGATGCGAACCGAGCTTTCCAGCTCGTATTGCGCCAGCGCAACCGTGCCTGGAAGAGCAGCCGCTCCACCCGTCAGCACGTACCCGTTCACTTTGTCGCCGTACCCAAGCCGCCGCACTTCCTGCCGAATAAGCTGGCAAATTTCTTGCATGCGGGGCTCAATAATGCTGGCCAGATCCTTCTGCGAAAATTCCTTCTCCAGGTTGCTGCCCATGCGCGAAACCTTAAATTTCACATCATCAGCCGCGTCAGCCATAATGGCGCAGCCGTACTTCAGCTTGAACTTCTCTGCTTGATCGCTTTGCGTGCGAAGTCCATAAGCAATATCGTTGGTCACGAATTCGCCGCCGATCGGAAGCGTCGAAATCGCGGCTAAGCCGCCTTGCTCATAGATGGCGATTGTGGTAGACCCCGCGCCGATATCCACCAGCACAGTGCCAATCATCTTCTCGTCCTTCGTAAGCGACATCACACCGGACGCCAGCGACATAAGAATAACGCCGGAAATACGCAATCCGGCTTTCTCGACGCAGCGCATCAGATTATGTATCGCCGTCTTGGTGCCTGTTACGATTGTCGCTTCAACCTCAAGCCTTACCCCTATCATGCCCCGAGGGTCCGAAATTCCTTCCAGACCGTCGACCAAATATTGCTTTGGCACCAGATTGATAATTTCCCTCTCGGGCGGCAGCGCAACGACCTTAGCCGCTTGCAGCACCCGCTCGATATCCTCTTCTCCAATTTCCCTGTCCTCGTTGGATACCGCAACGACGCCATGATTGGTCTGCAACGCAATATGATTGCCTTGAATCCCTACATATACATCAGATATTTGAATGCCGACCATACGCTCAGCATGCTCTACGGCATTGCGGATCGATTGTACAGTCTGGTCAATATCGACGATTGCTCCCTTGCGAATCCCCTCTGAATCAGCAGATCCAACTCCAATAATATTAATGGCTCCATTATTCATTTCGCCAATAATAGCACGAACTTTGGATGTACCGATGTCCAAACTGACGATGATGTCATTACTGCTCAACTCGCGGCACCTCCGTTTCCAAAATAGATAATTGTTATCGTCATATATGATGGTGAAAGCTAAGTATGATCAAGTCTCTCTACTTATTCAACGCCATTAATATTTTCCCTCTTTTTTCAACAAAATTTTCACACATCCTGCAAATGCGTGTCGAAGGATGAAGCCTTCATGCCGCGGACAGCGGCAAAACCGTTGACAGAGGGGACAATGGAAGTCATGGACGGCAGCTCGATGCGTTTCAGTCATCAGACTCCGCAAACGCCGTAAATAAAATTCTACCATTCTTTGAAGCTATTGAGTAGTCTCTTTTTACTCAGTTCTCGCATTTTATGAGCCGTCCCGATCGTCGGCAGCGCCGTCGCCCTCTTCCCCCTCCGTTTGGAAGGGCACATAGGTATCGGCGAGCAGCATCGTAATTTTGCCAGGCTCCTGCGTTTCGATTACGGCATTCAGCGCGTCGATTTTGTCTGGAAGCACGGAAACCGCCGTAATCACCTCGAAATGCGTGCGCGTATAGATGCGAATGCGGTCCGGATAAGCCTTGGACGGTATAGGCGAAATCTCGGACAGGTCCGACAGCTGCTGCTGCGGAATAAGCGCAAGCTTCTCTGTCAGTGCGTTTTTGACGGGATCGCCAGCCGTCCAGCCCGATAGAACGGGCTTGTCCAGCAGCTGCGCGCTGTCTTGGTCAGCGGATACGCTTGTCCCGTTCGACAGCAGCGCAGTCAGGTTGCCCTCCGCGGACAGCTCGAACGCTACAACGGGATATTCCTGGACCGTAATTTTGACAATCCCGGGGAATACCTTCATGACCTTGGCTTCCTTCACTTGAGGCAATGCCTTGACATTGCGGGATATGATATCCGACGCCGTCTGGAAGAAGGGGTCGCCCACTTCAATCTTGGAGGCGGCGGCAATTTGCTCAGTTGTGGTGAAATGCATGCCGGCTATTCCAATTTCTGAAATTTTGCTAATGGAAGAATTAAAGAATAAGACGCCTAGCAGGGCAATAAACAAAAGAAATAGAACGGCAAGCAGCTTCTTATTGCCTCTGCGTTTGTGTGCGGGCTCCTTCAGCACAGGCATTTGTGTGTTCATGACTTGTCCCTCTTTTCCTCGAAACGATGGCCGCCCCAATTCCATTGCGAGGCAAGGCCGGTTGAGGTAGCCATTCGTTTCTAACTTACCGCTGGATGGCATATCATTAATGATTAGGCATATTCGGCACTGGCGACGTTCTTGTAATGCGAGCCCCCAGCCTGGATAACATCGTTTCAATCCGGTCATAACCGCGGTCGATATGGTGTACCTGCTCCACGATCGTGCGTCCTTGCGCGGCAAGCCCCGCAATGACAAGAGCTGCTCCTGCCCGCAGATCCGTGGCCTCTACGGTCGCGCCGTACAGTCTGGGCACGCCTCGGATGAAAGCCGCGTTCAGGTCGACGCGAATGTCAGCGCCCATGCGAGACAGCTCGTCGACATGCTTGAGCCTTCCTTCGAATATCGTTTCCTTCAATATGCTGACACCGTCCGCTAACGCGAGAAGGACCATCATTTGAGATTGCAGATCCGTAGGGAATGCCGGATAAGGAGAAGTGACAATCCGCTCCACCGCCTTCGGCCTGGCGGAGCTGCCGACCTTTATTATATCACCGTCGACGACAATTTGAACACCTGCGCGGCGCAGAACATGGATAAGAGAGGAG
This genomic window contains:
- a CDS encoding FtsQ-type POTRA domain-containing protein, which produces MNTQMPVLKEPAHKRRGNKKLLAVLFLLFIALLGVLFFNSSISKISEIGIAGMHFTTTEQIAAASKIEVGDPFFQTASDIISRNVKALPQVKEAKVMKVFPGIVKITVQEYPVVAFELSAEGNLTALLSNGTSVSADQDSAQLLDKPVLSGWTAGDPVKNALTEKLALIPQQQLSDLSEISPIPSKAYPDRIRIYTRTHFEVITAVSVLPDKIDALNAVIETQEPGKITMLLADTYVPFQTEGEEGDGAADDRDGS
- the ftsA gene encoding cell division protein FtsA, which produces MSSNDIIVSLDIGTSKVRAIIGEMNNGAINIIGVGSADSEGIRKGAIVDIDQTVQSIRNAVEHAERMVGIQISDVYVGIQGNHIALQTNHGVVAVSNEDREIGEEDIERVLQAAKVVALPPEREIINLVPKQYLVDGLEGISDPRGMIGVRLEVEATIVTGTKTAIHNLMRCVEKAGLRISGVILMSLASGVMSLTKDEKMIGTVLVDIGAGSTTIAIYEQGGLAAISTLPIGGEFVTNDIAYGLRTQSDQAEKFKLKYGCAIMADAADDVKFKVSRMGSNLEKEFSQKDLASIIEPRMQEICQLIRQEVRRLGYGDKVNGYVLTGGAAALPGTVALAQYELESSVRIALPDFIGVKDSAYSSGVGMIQYVSKYMGVRGAGAVKKAAASRKAGPAASSKPGMFERIKNMFNEFI
- the ftsZ gene encoding cell division protein FtsZ; translation: MLEFDLELEQLAQIKVIGVGGGGSNAVNRMIENGVKGVEFITVNTDAQALHLAKSEHKLQIGDKLTRGLGAGANPDVGHKAAEESRDLIMNQLKGSDMVFVTAGMGGGTGTGAAPVIAEIARECGALTVGVVTRPFTFEGRKRSGQAEHGIEALKEKVDTLIVIPNDRLLEIVDKKTPMLEAFREADNVLRQAVQGISDLIAVPGLINLDFADVKTIMTERGSALMGIGIATGENRAAEAARKAIMSPLLETSIDGARGVIMNITGGSNLSLYEVNEAAEIVISASDPDVNMIFGAIIDEDLKDEIKVTVIATGFESKGAPQPARRGGSQQEAGYSEPKSSPSQSSVKPFGVGTSSDQLEIPAFLRKQPRGDR